The region TGGGACCTGCTTTAGGATATGCGCTCACACAGCCGCCATGGCTCTCAATGTTGATATTTACGTTCGTCGGATTGGGCATGTCATCCCCCTATATAATTCTGTCGGCCTCGCCGAGACTGCTCAAATTTCTCCCCAAACCTGGTCAATGGATGGAAAGCCTCAAACAATTCATGGGCTTTCTGCTCATGGCTACAGTCTTGTTTCTGGCCTATATTTTGGGCGCCCAAGTCGGCCTAATCGGCGTGCTGTTCCTTTTCGCGGGGTTGCTCATACTTGCGATAGCGGCTTGGGTCTATGGCCGGTGGGGACATTTCGCGGCGAGTGCTCGTTCAAAATTGATAGCGTCTGTGACAACAGTAGTTCTTATCGCAATTGGTTTGGGTCTGACACTTTCATTTGTAAGCAGCAGCGAGCCGACTACACTCCAGGCCGCAACTGGCCTTCCTTGGGAGGTGTATTCACCTGAACGGCTTGCAGAACTGAGACAATCAAACACACCAGTCTTCATAGATTTTACCGCGGCTTGGTGCCTCAGCTGTCAGGTGAACGAACGTGTCGCACTTCATTCCCAAGAAATTGTCGATAAGTTTGCCTCGTTAGGCGTCGTCCCCTTGAAAGCCGACTGGACGAATCGCAGTGAGCAGATCACACAGGCGCTTGCCCAGTTCAACAGAAACAGCGTCCCGCTTTATATCCTTTATGATAAAAATAACAAGTCACCCATTATTCTACCGGAGATTTTGACTCCCGGAATCGTCATGGATGCGCTAAATAACCTTTCGCAATAGCACGGAATCGCATGCCCGCCGATTTCGTCGAGACTTACACCGTGGGTAGGAGACATTATTGATGAAGAGAAAATCGACATTCGCAACACTTGGACTTGCGGCGCTTTTGAGCTCCGGAATTGTCATCGCTGGAGATGATAAGAAAGAAGCCGCACCGGCAGTTGCCATCGCAACCGAAACGGCGGTTCTGGCAGCAATTGACAAGCCCGCTCCGGGATTTACCCTTACCGATGTCAACGGCAAGAAACACTCGCTTGCAGATTTCAAAGGAAAGACCGTAGTTCTTGAATGGACCAATTATGACTGTCCCTTTGTAAAGAAGTTCTATGGATCAAATACCATGCAGAAGATCCAAGACGCCTATACAAAGAAGGGCGTCGTATGGCTTTCAGTTTGTTCCTCCGCCCCCAGCAAAGAGGGATATTTTGAAACTGCCGCCCTCAAGACGCGTATGTCCGACGCCAAAGCCGCGCCGACAGCTTATCTTGTTGATGCCGATGGAACAGTAGGTAAGATGTACGGCGCCAAGACTACGCCGCACATGTTTGTCATTGGTGCAGAAGGCAATCTCGTCTATGCCGGCGGTATTGATGATAAGAAATCGGTCGATCCTGCCGACATCGCTACAGCAAAGAACTATGTTGTAGCCGCTCTTGATGCCGTTATCGCCGGTAAAGCAGTCGAAACCAAAACCTCGGCTCCTTATGGTTGCGGTGTAAAATACTAAGCAGATCGCAGTCTTTTGAATTAACAGTGAAAAAGCTCCGTGCATTTATGCACGGGGCTTTTGCCGGTTATCGTGTTAACTTCTTCCGCAGAAGAGAAGGACATTATTACGAGTTACGGGCTGGGAGCAAACAGCTACATCCGCAAGCCGGTCGAGTTTGGACAATTCAGCGAGGCCGTGCAACAACTTGGTTTGTACTGGTTGATTCTTAATGTCACCCCCCCCCGTAGAATACAGGGAGACAGGCCTTTAGGGCGTTCGTAAAATAGCCCGAACCGGAGAAGCATCCATACCCGCGAATTTTAGCGGCAGGGCAATCAATTCATACGAGCCGCCGTTGACATGGCGCAGACTTAAATTCTCAAGTATCGCAATATCTGCTCGCGCAAATATCTTGTGCGAATCCAGCGTCGTAGAATCACTTTTATCAACCGACGGAGTATCGATTCCAACCAGTCGAATACCGCGTGTCACCAATGCATTTGCGGCTCCGGCATCAAAATAAGCAAACTCAGGATTCCATTTTTCGGACTGGGCGCTGCTGGTTTTGAAAAGAATCCGCTCAGCTTTAACTTCACCGATTGCGGCAACATCGTCGGCGGTAACTACAGTGACTGTTTCTCCGTTAGAAGTAAGATCGACAACCAACGCCTCGCCAATATAAGCCCCAAGACTGGCTTCCGATGCTGATTTTCCCGAACTGAGAAAATGCAAAGGCGCGTCAGCATGAGTTCCTGTGTGAAGACTCATCGTGACGCTCCCGACATTGCATGAATGCCCCTGATTCATCTGCATGACCCAAAAGTTCGTGAAGCTGGTATCGCCGGGCCAAACCGCGATTCCTTTGGCGAGTGTTTGCGAAATATCTATGATTGATGACATGCGTCTTAAGTAACTGTGGCGTGGGAATCAACGTGCTTGAGATACGATTCGTCTGATAAAATAGTCTCAATTTCCATGACTGTTTCCTCAAGCTCTGCGTTCGTCGTATAGAAATGCGGGGACAATCGAATTCCTGCCTGGGGACGGTAATCCACAAGGAAATTCCGCCGGTTCAGCTCAGTTGCAATGGCCCAGGCATGAGGAAAGGAGTATGCGACAGTGCCGCCTCTGCGAGAGGAGTCAATTGGGGTGTATGCGGGCCAGCCGCGTTGGATTGCCGCATTGAGTAGATAAGTTGTCATCTCAATCGAGCGATCGCGGATTCGCTCAATGCCGACTTCGGCTATGATATCAAGTCCCGGCTGGCAGGTGTAGAGCGCCGGAATAACAGGCGTGCCATTGAGAAATCTATATGACCCAGACGTGCGGCGAATTGTGCCATTGTCGAAAGCGAAGGGATTCTCATGCGCAAGCCAACCAGTGAAGCGCGGTGTTAGCATCGTTTGTAGGTCGTTGCGTACATAGAGGAAGCAGGCTCCCGGTCCGCCGCAAAGCCATTTCAGACAGCCGCCGACTGCAAAGTCGACCTGTAACTTCTGCATATCGACCGGAACCGTTCCGAGGGATTGGAAAACATCCAAAATGACTTTCGCCCCGACAGAATGTGCTTTTGCAATTATCTGCTCGACATCGACAATTGACGATGATCGAAACAGAACATGGGATATGGAAACAAGCAAAGTATCTTTGTCGATGGCCTGAAGAAGTCCTTCTGTGGAAAGATTTGTCTCATCGGGACAGGAAATAATTTCGAGACGTCCCTCTCGGCTTAGCCACTCTCGGTAAAGATAGAGGAGGGATGGAAATTCCCGGTCAATCATGACAACTTTATTTCTCGATTGAGTGAAGTCAAAGCAGGATAGAAGAATTGCTTCGGCGCTGGTGACATTGGCCTGCATCGTAACTGTATCGACCGGCGCATTCATCAAAAGAGCGACTTTATCGCCGACTTTCCGCGACAACTCCCACCATACTTCTTCCCAGGCGCGCACACCGCGTTCAGCCCAGATCGAAGTGTATTGCTGTGCAAAATTGTGAACAGCATCGGGCATTGCTCCGAGCGAGTTTGAAATGAGATAGTGGCAATTGTTGAGCGAGCTAAAGCGCGCACGGAACGAGGTTAGGTTTGTAAGGTGATGATCTGTTGTCATATTTGCGCACATGGAGAAGAATATATGCGAAATATAGTCCGATGGCAAAGAACTCTTCTCACTCCCCAGCCTTCCTTAACTCCTCCACCTGCTCGACACTCAAAACCAATCTTGTCCCCTTGATCAAATCATTCAATTGCCCAAGACTCGTCGCGCTCGCGATCGGGGCGGTTATACTCGGGTGCGCCAATAGCCAGGCAATCGCAACACAGGCATGAACCGTATGCGTTTCCTTGGAGACTTTGTCTACTGCCTCTAAAATGCGAAAGCCGCGCTCGTTGAGATATTTTTCCACACGATAGCTTCGCGCGCTTTTGATCAAATCATCCCTTCCGCGATACTTCCCCGACAAAAATCCGCTGGCAAGCGAGAAATAGTTTATCACGCCGATATTATTTTCAACACAAACTTTCTCAAGTGGGCCATCAAAAACCTCGCGGTCATATAAGTTATAGACCGGCTGCAGCGTTTCATAGCGGGGAAGACCAAGCTTTTTTGATATGTCGAGCGCCTCGGTCAGGCGTGCGGCGGTGTAATTAGAGGCGCCAATGACACGTACTTTCCCTTGGGCAATCAACTTGGCGTATCCTTCCAGCGTCTTCTCGAGCGGGGTAGCGGCATCGTCCACATGCGACTGATAGAGATCGATGTAGTCAGTCCGAAGCCGGGTAAGCGAAGCTTCAACTGCCTTAAGAACTCGCCTTTTCGACAGTCCCTCCTTACGCCATCCCATCTTATAGCCGACTTTTGTCGCGATAATAACTTTGTCGCGGTTGCGCCGTGCTTTCATCCAGTTGCCTATGATAGTCTCAGACTCACCCCCTTTATTGCCCGGTTTCCAGTTTGAATAGACATCGGCTGTGTCTATAAGGTTGAAACCGGCATCGACAAAAGCATCGAGTAATTTGAACGATGTCGGCTCGTCGATAGTCCAGCC is a window of Candidatus Zixiibacteriota bacterium DNA encoding:
- a CDS encoding thioredoxin family protein; this encodes MKRKSTFATLGLAALLSSGIVIAGDDKKEAAPAVAIATETAVLAAIDKPAPGFTLTDVNGKKHSLADFKGKTVVLEWTNYDCPFVKKFYGSNTMQKIQDAYTKKGVVWLSVCSSAPSKEGYFETAALKTRMSDAKAAPTAYLVDADGTVGKMYGAKTTPHMFVIGAEGNLVYAGGIDDKKSVDPADIATAKNYVVAALDAVIAGKAVETKTSAPYGCGVKY
- a CDS encoding cyclase family protein encodes the protein MSSIIDISQTLAKGIAVWPGDTSFTNFWVMQMNQGHSCNVGSVTMSLHTGTHADAPLHFLSSGKSASEASLGAYIGEALVVDLTSNGETVTVVTADDVAAIGEVKAERILFKTSSAQSEKWNPEFAYFDAGAANALVTRGIRLVGIDTPSVDKSDSTTLDSHKIFARADIAILENLSLRHVNGGSYELIALPLKFAGMDASPVRAILRTP
- a CDS encoding aminotransferase class V-fold PLP-dependent enzyme codes for the protein MTTDHHLTNLTSFRARFSSLNNCHYLISNSLGAMPDAVHNFAQQYTSIWAERGVRAWEEVWWELSRKVGDKVALLMNAPVDTVTMQANVTSAEAILLSCFDFTQSRNKVVMIDREFPSLLYLYREWLSREGRLEIISCPDETNLSTEGLLQAIDKDTLLVSISHVLFRSSSIVDVEQIIAKAHSVGAKVILDVFQSLGTVPVDMQKLQVDFAVGGCLKWLCGGPGACFLYVRNDLQTMLTPRFTGWLAHENPFAFDNGTIRRTSGSYRFLNGTPVIPALYTCQPGLDIIAEVGIERIRDRSIEMTTYLLNAAIQRGWPAYTPIDSSRRGGTVAYSFPHAWAIATELNRRNFLVDYRPQAGIRLSPHFYTTNAELEETVMEIETILSDESYLKHVDSHATVT
- a CDS encoding aldo/keto reductase is translated as MKVAPLVFGGNVFGWTIDEPTSFKLLDAFVDAGFNLIDTADVYSNWKPGNKGGESETIIGNWMKARRNRDKVIIATKVGYKMGWRKEGLSKRRVLKAVEASLTRLRTDYIDLYQSHVDDAATPLEKTLEGYAKLIAQGKVRVIGASNYTAARLTEALDISKKLGLPRYETLQPVYNLYDREVFDGPLEKVCVENNIGVINYFSLASGFLSGKYRGRDDLIKSARSYRVEKYLNERGFRILEAVDKVSKETHTVHACVAIAWLLAHPSITAPIASATSLGQLNDLIKGTRLVLSVEQVEELRKAGE